CCTGTTTTCTGGGCGCTGGACCTTGGAGCGCCGGCAACAATCCAGGCCGAGGCAAAGAATTATGACCCGAAGAAGGACGCGCTGACCTATCCGATGGGCGCAATTGTGAACTTTGAGTTCCCGGCCAACGGCAAGCGCGGTCCGGTGAAATTGATCTGGTACGACGGCACCGAACTTCCCCCGCGTCCGGCCGACATGGACCCGGACGACAAACTCGAAGGCACCGGAGCGATCGTGATGGGCGACAAGGGAACCATCGTTTATGGATCGCACGGAGCGGCACGCGTGCGCATCATTCCGGACGCGAAGATGGACGCCTACCGGAAGCCGGCCAAAACCATTCCGCGCGTGAAGGAACACCACGACGACTGGATCAAGGCGATTAAAAGCGGCCGGAAGGCGGGCTCGAACTTCAATTACGGCGGACCACTGACGGAGATAGCGATGCTTGGCATCATCGGCATGCGCCTGCTCGGACAAAAACTGGAATGGAATGGCAAAGACATGCGCTTCACGAATTCAAAAGAAGCCAACCAGTTCATCCGGCCGGCATTCCGCAACGGTTGGAAACTATAGCGGGGTTGACGGATATCCGCGTGTCCTCCGGGAGGATGAACGCGCGCCAGGATCACTTTCCGCTGACGAGGGCTGGTTTCGGTTTTGGCAAGGTGGTTGCGGTGTTCGTAACGGCACTGTTCGGCGGCGCGGATTCCCGAAGGAAATTCTCAAGGATGGCCAGATAACCATCGAGTGCCCCGCCGTCATCACCGCCAAGGTCGCGCTTGAGCTCCTTCAACTGGTCCGCCGCCGACTTTGCCTCCGCGCGAATATCGTTCATCGTCAGCTTGCCGCTCAACAGGCCGCCCACCATCTCATTGAACTTGTCGTTCGCTTCCGGCCCCGCATCGGCCAGAAATTGCGCCTGCACCTGCCGGATGAAATTCGTGTTCGCGCCGAGCTGGCGGAGCGCCGCGGAGAGATCGACCGTGCCGTTGGTAAGTTGAACAGAAGCGCCGGACCGGCCGTTGGTCACGGATGCCACGCGCGCGGCGTTCGTGACCGCGCCGGCGCCGAAAGTGACGAGCGCCACCTTCTCACGCGGCAGGCGCACCGTGCCCAGCACTTCGCTGCGCAGGACGAGCGTGTTGGTATCGAGCGACAGGACCTTGCCGGAATAATGATCACCGTTCTGCATTTGAATCTGGTCGGCGCGAAGCGACAGCGGGAGGGCGAACAGCAACACGGCGGCACAGGCCGCGCCGAATTCTCCCGGAACGGTGCGACCGGCCATCCTTGTCGGGCGGGGGTTGTTCATGACAGTGCAAAACTACCTCTCATTCGCGATTCCCGCAAAAGGAAATCAGCGCGGCGCGGGAAAGGCTGGGACATCGTGGCCCCCCCTGCGAAGATCAAAATGTTGAGCAATTGCCGCAAGAATGAATCTGGAAACAAAATCCGTCGCCCGTTCCGGGGCTTCACCCAGCGGCACACCGAGACGGAGAAAATCTTTGGTGTTCATGTCAATCAATACGGCGCGGCAATCGCCTCAAATTTCATGTCATTGAAATCGTGCAGCAGCTTCTCGCTTGAAAGTTTTCCTCTGCCCAACTGCACGGCCCGCAATTGGCCCTCGACCGCGAAAACCAAACGACCATCCACGTAGTCCGCCCATTCCCAGTCTGGAAACGCGAGCAGAGTGTTGGTGGACTCCTGCCGCAACTCATGAGCATCCCAATAGCAACCACGACCCGGCGGTGCGTCGAGTTCGGAGAACGCAAATTTTCGCAACGTCCATGACTTTGGCAACTTCTTCTCAAAGACTGTCGCTTCCTGCACTTCTTCACCGTGCATTACCCAGCCATCGCGTTTGAGACGGTTGAAGTAAACCGTCAGACACTCTCCGCCGAAATGGTGTTTGGGATGGACATTTGGATTTGCACGCAACTGGCTCGACTTCTTCAACTCAATATGCCCGCGACCGTCGTTCAACCAGAACTCCCGCTTCGACAAAAATAATCCACCACCATGCCAGCAATCGCCTTTGGCATAGAGGTCCACAGCTTTGAGATATGGAACGCGCGAAATGGCCGTCCATGCGCCCTTGGTTTCTGATTCCCAGCGACCATTCATGGCAAAGTAAATGAGATGCTTTCCGTCTGGCGACAAATCGCAGCGCCGCTCGTATATCCGCCCGCGCATCCACTGGCCGAGCTTGAAAGTATTCCGCCCGCGATTCCATAGGACCGTGCAGACGGACTTCGATGGCCCGCGCCGGATCACCAGCCCGATCTTTGCACTCCGCGCCAGCAATACATGCAGCCGGGCAGGAAACTTGCCGTGGTCCGAAGGCGGCTGAGCGCTGACGCGAAGAAAATCTCTGGTATTCATGAATTCAATTCGCGAGCAACTTCAAGAACCTACTCGTTCGTAATGTTTGTCCAACTTCTTCGCCTTCACGAGTAGCTCCCATCCGTTGATGGCCAAGACAGCGAAAGCTTCTTCGCGGTAGCGAAAATCTGGCCCGTTGTAGTTTTCGATTGAAGCAATCGCGGCAGCGATGGCTCCATCTAAAAGTTCCTTTGAGCGTGCTTTCATGTTGAAATGTTTATTCGATTTTCAAAAAGAGAGCGAGTTTTGACATCCGCTCTTCCGATTGGGTCAAGGCCACGCCTTGTCGTTCAGGAACAGTTTCCACTCGGCGACGGCGCGGGCGTTGCGGAGGAGCGCCAGCAGTTCCTTCGGCGCGCCAAATCCAAAGCATTGCTTTCTCCCGGTCGCGTTGCAATAAATCCCGCATGGCATCCGCTTACACTTTTCACTTCCACACAGCATCCTTGAGGGCCCGCAGATATTCCCGCGGGATTCCGGACCTCGGGCGATTCGTAGCGACACTGTTGCTGTTTGCGTTCCTCGCAACCAATGCCGCAGCCCAGACGAATCAGGCCAAATCCAAGCCGGACGAAGCCACCGAAGCTTATCTTCGCGAACACTACACGAAATACGAATACCGCATTCCCATGCGCGACGGCGTGCACCTGTTCACACGCGTTTATGCGCCCAAGGACGACTCACAGACGTGGCCCATCCTGCTCACGCGCACGCCCTACGCGCTGAAACCCTACGGCGAGGACAACTACAACACGCCGAGCGGCTCGTTCGAGACGTTCGCGACCAACGTCTTCATCCTCGTGACGCAGGACGTGCGCGGCCGCTTCGCCTCGGAGGGCGAGTACGTCCATGTGCGCCCGTTCAATCCAAACAAGGGACCGAAGGACACGGACGAAAATTCCGACGCCTGGGACACCATTGACTGGCTGGTGAAAAATGTTCCGAACAACAACGGCAGGGTCGGCATGTTCGGCATTTCCTATCCCGGTTTTTACACCTCGATGGGCATGATCGACACGCACCCCGCGCTCAAGGCGGCCTCGCCGCAGGCGCCGATTTCCGACTGGTTCATGGGTGACGATCTCCACCACAACGGCGCGTTCTTCCTCTCGCAAAACTTCGGATTCTTCTACTGGTTTGAGCAGAAGTCCGACGACCCGCTGCGCGATGGCGGCCGGCATTTCGTGTTTCACAATCCCGACGGCTACGATTTCTACCTGCGCATGGGGCCGCTGGCGAATTCGGACACGGTCCTGTTCAAGGGCGGCGTCCATGCCTGGATCGAGTTTCTCGCGCACCCCGACTACGACGCGTTCTGGCAGGCGCGAAACATTCGGCCGCACCTGAAAAACATCCGGTGCGCCGTGATGACGGTCGGCGGCTGGTTCGACGGCGAGGATCTCTTCGGCGCGCTGGAAACGTATCGCTCTACCGAACGCCAGAATCCCGGCATCACCAACCTGCTGGTCATGGGCCCGTGGGCGCACGGCGACTGGGGACGCAAGGACGGCGACAAGCTGGGCGACATCAATTTTCAGGCGAAGACCGCCGAGTACTATCGCGAACACATCGAGCTCCCGTTTTTCCGATACTTCCTGAAAGACGACACAAACTACGCGCTGCCCGAAGCCTGTATGTTCGAGACCGGCACGCACCAGTGGCGGCGCTTCGACGCCTGGCCGCCGCGCAACGCGCGCGAGCAATCGCTGTTCTTTCACGCCGGCGGCAAA
The Candidatus Angelobacter sp. genome window above contains:
- a CDS encoding gfo/Idh/MocA family oxidoreductase; amino-acid sequence: PVFWALDLGAPATIQAEAKNYDPKKDALTYPMGAIVNFEFPANGKRGPVKLIWYDGTELPPRPADMDPDDKLEGTGAIVMGDKGTIVYGSHGAARVRIIPDAKMDAYRKPAKTIPRVKEHHDDWIKAIKSGRKAGSNFNYGGPLTEIAMLGIIGMRLLGQKLEWNGKDMRFTNSKEANQFIRPAFRNGWKL
- a CDS encoding DUF3644 domain-containing protein gives rise to the protein MKARSKELLDGAIAAAIASIENYNGPDFRYREEAFAVLAINGWELLVKAKKLDKHYERVGS
- a CDS encoding CocE/NonD family hydrolase, encoding MASAYTFHFHTASLRARRYSRGIPDLGRFVATLLLFAFLATNAAAQTNQAKSKPDEATEAYLREHYTKYEYRIPMRDGVHLFTRVYAPKDDSQTWPILLTRTPYALKPYGEDNYNTPSGSFETFATNVFILVTQDVRGRFASEGEYVHVRPFNPNKGPKDTDENSDAWDTIDWLVKNVPNNNGRVGMFGISYPGFYTSMGMIDTHPALKAASPQAPISDWFMGDDLHHNGAFFLSQNFGFFYWFEQKSDDPLRDGGRHFVFHNPDGYDFYLRMGPLANSDTVLFKGGVHAWIEFLAHPDYDAFWQARNIRPHLKNIRCAVMTVGGWFDGEDLFGALETYRSTERQNPGITNLLVMGPWAHGDWGRKDGDKLGDINFQAKTAEYYREHIELPFFRYFLKDDTNYALPEACMFETGTHQWRRFDAWPPRNAREQSLFFHAGGKLDFTPPAQEAGAFDEYVSDPAKPVPFTMEVTTDYPRSYPLQDQRFAASRPDVLVYETEPLEEDLTFAGPLKAALHVATTGTDADWVVKLIDVYAADFPNPDPNPTYVVMGGYQQLVRGDVMRARFRNSFEKPEAMEPGKVTKIEFTMPDVCHTFRRGHRVMVQVQSSWFPLVDRNPQKFVNIHTAKPADFQKATQRVYHSPQADSRLSVQVLGPAR